The Chloroflexota bacterium genome includes the window CTTAATCAACAGCCACAAAGTAAGTCCAAATTCCGCAATGAATCCAAGCGGGTAGCTGACATAGGTTATTGCGTCGAAGCCGGGAAAAAGGAAGGGCTGAAGCGCCGTCATCAGCCAGAAAGCACAATGGATCATCAACACGATGCCCAATATCCTGGGAAGGAAGCCCGACTTGAAAACCAAATAGCCAAGCGGAAAGAGCCAAGCACCAAAAAATATCTGGGCGATGGTGAACCCATTTTTGTATAAATACAGAGATAACATTGACAGTGCTTGCAGTTGATCGGTTTGGAATACCTTCAAGTAATCAGCGCCACTCAAAAGTAACGAGCTGGCAACTAGAAAAAGATCGCTAGAACATTCGATAGCGACACCCCCCAGGTTCAATAGCAAGAACAGCAGGGCAACGTTTTTATTCACCGGTTTTAATAACACGTACAAAGCCCAAGCCGTCAAAAGAAATAACACCGCCGAGATTAGATCGCTCACGAAGCCGACACGGAATTGCCACTCAGCAGCCATAATATTTTGGGCAGTTGCGGCGGCATCTCCGAATACAATGATTTTCGAACGACCAATCACATTCGCAAAGGCGTGAACTACGATGTAAATCAGATACAGGAACCCAGCTATTCTTGCGGTCTTGTTGCTTGTGTTCATTTTTTCTCTCCTTTGATTTGAATAGGGAATAGCCCGACTGGCTAATGCCCACTTCGTTTAATCCCTTTTAGCAGACAGGGCAGCGATCGCCGATGGATTGAATCCCTTCACGATCATCCAGACCGCAAAGACCATTTCCTGAATGGCAGTCGGGACCAATAATAGCCCTATTCCCTCACCGATTACTGGAGCCAAGTGCAACGGGCTAAACATGCTTACAATTTTGGCAAAGAAGTACAACACTGCGCCAATAAGACCCCAGCCGGACAGCCATCGCGGAATGAGCCGGGTTTGATAAAACAGGACGAAGATCATCAACGTACCGACGCTGAAAACGATTCCCCCGATCTGTTGGATCCAATCTCCTGCGGCGATGAGCGTAGAACCCAGTGTTTGAAAATTGGATGCATCGGCGGCTCCAGTCTTTCCATAGATCTCGCTAACGGTCAATAACAGGAACATACTGATCACCAGGAGCGTTTCGCATACTGCTTCAAGTACTCCCCTAAACAGGACTGACCCGAATGCCAGGACTTCATCATGCTTTTTAAAGATCGGGTACAACATAACCGGAACCATGGCGAGGGATAATCCCATCAGCAAGACGAAGAGTGTTCCGATAATCCATTGGGTTTCACTTGCAGATACATTGAGCGGGTACGGCGAACCTGCCATGATCGGGGCGGTAACAACACCGGCTAGGACACCGGAAGTTGTTCCAATGATGAATAGAATTCCAACAATCACAGCGGTCTTTTTGTTTGTTTCCAT containing:
- a CDS encoding DUF4386 domain-containing protein, whose amino-acid sequence is MNTSNKTARIAGFLYLIYIVVHAFANVIGRSKIIVFGDAAATAQNIMAAEWQFRVGFVSDLISAVLFLLTAWALYVLLKPVNKNVALLFLLLNLGGVAIECSSDLFLVASSLLLSGADYLKVFQTDQLQALSMLSLYLYKNGFTIAQIFFGAWLFPLGYLVFKSGFLPRILGIVLMIHCAFWLMTALQPFLFPGFDAITYVSYPLGFIAEFGLTLWLLIKGVKEQE
- a CDS encoding DUF4386 domain-containing protein, coding for METNKKTAVIVGILFIIGTTSGVLAGVVTAPIMAGSPYPLNVSASETQWIIGTLFVLLMGLSLAMVPVMLYPIFKKHDEVLAFGSVLFRGVLEAVCETLLVISMFLLLTVSEIYGKTGAADASNFQTLGSTLIAAGDWIQQIGGIVFSVGTLMIFVLFYQTRLIPRWLSGWGLIGAVLYFFAKIVSMFSPLHLAPVIGEGIGLLLVPTAIQEMVFAVWMIVKGFNPSAIAALSAKRD